A stretch of Calditrichota bacterium DNA encodes these proteins:
- a CDS encoding ABC-F family ATPase: protein MISTNKITMQFGAKPLFENISVKFGDGNRYGLIGANGSGKSTFMKILGHDLEASSGFVTWEPNKRVGKLRQDQFAFEDYSVIDTVIMGHGELYKIRAERERLYALPEMSEEEGMQVADLEVSFAEMDGYTAEANAGELLLGVGIPLEQHEGPMSAVAPGWKLRVLLAQALFANPDILLLDEPTNNLDINTIRWLEDVINQRNSTMVIISHDRHFLNSVCTHMADLDYGELRLFPGNYDEYMTAASQARQQMLSDNARKKAQIAELQSFVSRFSANASKARQATSRQKQIEKIKLEEVKPSSRVNPYIVFDQEKKLYRLAMEAHNISKGFDEGPLFEKLELMIEVGERIAIIGPNGIGKSTLLRTLLTEIKPDSGNVKISDNANIGFFAQDNADQFTSDLSLFDWLSQWKKAEDDEQVVRGVLGKLLFRQDEVKKAVNVISGGEQARMMFGKLMLQMPNILFMDEPTNHLDMESIESLNTALERYPGTLIFVSHDREFVSSVATRILEFTNDGLIDYTGNYEDYLIAKENKKIVNTI, encoded by the coding sequence TTGATTTCAACTAATAAAATTACAATGCAATTTGGGGCAAAACCCCTTTTTGAAAATATTTCTGTTAAATTTGGTGATGGAAACCGTTATGGATTAATCGGCGCAAATGGCTCAGGCAAATCAACATTTATGAAAATTTTGGGGCACGATCTTGAAGCATCTTCTGGCTTTGTAACCTGGGAACCAAATAAACGGGTTGGTAAACTAAGGCAGGATCAGTTTGCATTTGAAGATTACAGTGTTATCGACACCGTTATAATGGGGCATGGAGAACTATACAAAATTCGGGCTGAGCGTGAACGCTTATATGCCCTTCCGGAAATGAGTGAAGAAGAAGGAATGCAGGTAGCAGATCTGGAAGTTTCGTTTGCAGAAATGGATGGATACACAGCCGAGGCAAATGCAGGTGAATTGCTTCTTGGAGTTGGGATCCCGTTGGAACAGCATGAAGGTCCGATGAGTGCCGTGGCGCCAGGATGGAAACTTCGGGTTCTACTGGCACAGGCATTATTTGCAAACCCTGACATTCTTTTATTGGACGAGCCAACAAACAATCTTGATATTAATACAATCCGCTGGCTTGAAGATGTTATAAACCAACGTAATTCCACAATGGTCATTATCTCGCACGATAGACATTTCCTTAATAGCGTTTGTACGCACATGGCCGATCTGGACTATGGTGAACTGAGGCTTTTTCCGGGTAATTATGATGAATACATGACAGCCGCGAGTCAAGCCAGGCAACAGATGCTTTCCGATAATGCCCGCAAAAAAGCACAGATTGCGGAACTTCAATCTTTTGTTAGCCGCTTTTCTGCCAATGCATCTAAAGCCAGGCAGGCAACTTCACGTCAAAAACAAATTGAAAAAATAAAACTGGAAGAAGTAAAACCTTCGAGCCGGGTTAATCCGTACATTGTTTTTGATCAGGAAAAAAAATTGTACCGTTTAGCAATGGAAGCCCATAATATCAGCAAAGGCTTTGATGAAGGGCCATTATTCGAAAAACTTGAATTGATGATAGAAGTGGGGGAACGTATTGCGATTATCGGGCCAAACGGAATTGGAAAATCCACTTTATTGAGAACACTTTTAACAGAAATAAAACCAGATAGCGGGAATGTAAAAATATCCGATAATGCAAATATTGGCTTTTTTGCACAGGACAATGCCGATCAGTTTACATCGGACTTATCCCTTTTTGACTGGCTTAGTCAATGGAAAAAAGCAGAAGATGACGAACAAGTTGTACGGGGAGTTTTAGGCAAGCTTCTGTTTCGTCAGGATGAAGTAAAAAAAGCTGTAAATGTTATTTCCGGTGGTGAACAGGCTCGGATGATGTTCGGAAAACTAATGCTTCAAATGCCAAATATTCTTTTTATGGACGAACCGACCAATCACCTTGATATGGAATCTATTGAATCATTAAACACAGCTTTGGAAAGATATCCAGGAACTTTAATTTTTGTTAGCCATGATCGGGAGTTTGTGTCATCGGTTGCAACAAGAATCCTTGAGTTTACAAATGATGGATTAATAGACTATACAGGAAATTATGAGGATTATCTGATAGCCAAAGAAAATAAAAAAATAGTTAATACAATCTAA
- a CDS encoding cytochrome bc complex cytochrome b subunit: MMKSKIFNWVDERFNISPLIDFMKHKEVPVHKHSIWYYMGGVTLFLFIVQVFTGILLLLYYQPGVDSAYESVRFIMTKVNFGWLIRQVHGWAANLMVFFIFLHMFSVFFTKAFRKPRELTWITGMLLMFVAMGAGFSGYLLPWNELAFFATKVGTDITGAVPVIGDMMKVLLRGGDDVTGATLSRFYAFHVALIPAIMTLLIGLHLMFVQRQGMHEPDHFKNDPKRKVISFFPNFVLRDALLWLIVLNILLYLAVFFPWELGLKADPFLPAPEGIKPEWYFMFMFQTLKYIPAHVWFIEGEVLGVLGFGLIALLWVLVPFWEIRKKPGARFRPMNIIGTIGVIYIVVLTILGYME, translated from the coding sequence ATTATGAAATCAAAAATATTTAATTGGGTTGATGAGCGTTTTAACATTTCGCCGCTTATCGACTTTATGAAACACAAAGAAGTTCCTGTCCATAAACACAGTATTTGGTATTATATGGGTGGTGTAACTTTGTTCTTATTTATCGTTCAGGTTTTTACCGGTATTCTTTTATTACTCTATTATCAGCCGGGTGTGGATAGTGCATACGAGAGTGTGCGTTTTATTATGACAAAAGTCAATTTTGGTTGGCTGATTCGCCAGGTTCACGGTTGGGCTGCGAACCTGATGGTATTTTTCATATTCTTACACATGTTTAGTGTTTTCTTTACTAAAGCTTTCCGAAAACCAAGAGAGTTAACCTGGATTACCGGTATGCTTTTAATGTTTGTTGCAATGGGTGCCGGTTTTAGCGGATATCTTCTTCCCTGGAATGAACTTGCCTTTTTTGCTACAAAAGTTGGTACCGATATAACTGGTGCTGTACCTGTTATTGGTGATATGATGAAAGTGCTTTTGCGCGGTGGAGACGATGTGACAGGTGCTACATTATCACGGTTTTATGCTTTTCATGTAGCTTTGATACCAGCAATAATGACCCTTTTGATTGGACTGCATTTAATGTTTGTTCAGCGTCAGGGAATGCATGAACCGGATCATTTTAAAAATGACCCTAAAAGGAAAGTAATTTCATTTTTCCCAAATTTTGTTTTACGCGATGCTCTTTTGTGGCTGATTGTTTTAAATATCCTGCTTTATCTTGCCGTATTTTTTCCGTGGGAGCTTGGTTTAAAAGCCGATCCATTTTTACCTGCTCCGGAAGGTATAAAACCAGAATGGTATTTTATGTTTATGTTTCAAACACTAAAATATATTCCGGCACATGTATGGTTTATTGAAGGAGAGGTTCTTGGGGTTTTAGGATTTGGTTTAATTGCACTTCTTTGGGTGCTGGTTCCTTTCTGGGAAATTAGAAAAAAACCGGGTGCACGTTTTCGTCCTATGAATATTATTGGAACGATTGGGGTAATTTACATTGTGGTTTTAACCATTCTCGGTTATATGGAATAA
- a CDS encoding cold-shock protein, which produces METGTVKWFNSSKGYGFISREEGDDIFVHYNAINSEGYKSLDEGDKVEFEVGEGPKGLQAVNVSKVQ; this is translated from the coding sequence ATGGAAACAGGAACAGTTAAATGGTTCAATAGCTCTAAAGGCTATGGATTCATCAGCCGCGAAGAAGGCGATGATATCTTTGTTCACTACAATGCGATTAATTCAGAAGGATACAAATCGCTTGATGAAGGTGATAAAGTAGAATTTGAAGTTGGCGAAGGCCCTAAAGGTTTACAAGCAGTAAACGTTTCAAAGGTTCAGTAA
- a CDS encoding response regulator — MSLNNLFPNIQRIVFRVLLFLICFNPIYANSGKIRFEHLTVQDGLSNSTVYSILQDHEGFLWFGTPNGLNKYDGLRFTIFKNIIDDTTSLSLNNAGNIYIDKQGIIWVGQWGGGLDAFDPKTNKAKHFVMDLSQKNSISDNRVQTLFEDSNSNLWLGTFSGGLNKIDKDRKKITIFKNDVNDKTSLSNNRVWSIAEDKYGYIWVATSHGLNRLNPKTGKFEHYFHAHEDDNSINNNATRVLLTKDSTLWIGTIEGFNRLNLKTMKIKRYLYKKPTGYRYNNNSINSILYNTENKLWFCTANGVIVFDPKTEQSYRILRIEKNPESLSDNEIRSAFQDRSGIIWLGTKNNGISKYNPANKKFNDFSFDENMTFSLKGKEVQSMSGIKFNNQNMLLFSNILGFFNYNISKRKLNHFPTKLIDSKDHRTLYFKNITPSIKENNVAWIGAQQKFYKYNASNNSFTVFRIPKRGKNGIRFSAVSSFFEDGKNIWLGNDNSGLSEFSLEKKEIIRQFIHSANDTNSISHNEIYFLLGDDSLGIWIGTGNGLDYFDKKTSTFRHIKFKKSLNHDRRFFSVYVDTKGIFWLGTEDGLIEFYPENGKYKLYNIKDGLPDNKISSILKDKNNMLWLGTENGLSRFDTKSKIFVNFDHSDGLKNTEYTPRAIFEDDRGYMYFGGKQGLDFFNPKNIQISNYRPPIAFTDFRVLNESITPNQNTILEKNINNTQHIKIPYSNYVFSFEFAALDFTKPKNIEYAYKLEGIDKDWLYTNAARNFATYTNISGGEYVFKVKATNSDGIWKSKIKTVKLTIIPPFWDTLWFKTLAFFILVLSLFSLFRLRVRSIKNHNKSLSEINDNLNIQIEQRIKAEKEKEQMQAQLLQTQKMEAVGVLAGGIAHDFNNLLTAILGNLELSQMYIGAKNEAYKLLGSAQKAVMRAKDLTHQLLTFSKGGEPVRETASLEEVVRESASFVLSGTNIKSYFNSSEDLWNADIDKGQISQVVQNLVLNAKEAIIDGGTISLNMSNVPKGSVENLPKNTDYVLLTIIDSGEGIGDEVLKSIFNPYFTTKKKGNGLGLAVSYSVIVKHNGHINVESTLGKGTTFHIYLPAANAKIEEKQTPFEYQDHGRGKILVMDDEESIRNILNAMLTKLGYEVECAKNGDEAIAFFKQALDEGIPFDLVIMDLTIPGGLGGKETIKSLLEIDPKINAIVSSGYSNDPVMANYKAYGFSGVIVKPFTLSDIKKILHSTITIEQ, encoded by the coding sequence ATGTCGCTTAATAACTTATTTCCAAATATCCAAAGAATAGTTTTCCGGGTTCTTTTATTTCTAATTTGTTTTAATCCGATTTATGCAAATTCAGGAAAAATTCGCTTTGAACATCTAACCGTACAAGATGGGCTTTCAAACTCCACAGTTTATTCTATTTTGCAGGATCATGAAGGTTTCCTCTGGTTTGGGACACCAAACGGCCTAAACAAATATGATGGCTTACGGTTTACAATTTTTAAAAATATTATTGATGATACGACAAGTTTATCTCTAAACAATGCTGGTAATATTTATATAGATAAACAAGGTATCATTTGGGTGGGGCAATGGGGTGGTGGATTAGACGCTTTTGATCCTAAAACCAATAAAGCCAAACACTTTGTAATGGATCTATCCCAAAAAAATTCAATAAGTGATAACCGGGTTCAAACTTTATTTGAAGATAGCAATAGTAATTTATGGCTTGGTACTTTTTCCGGCGGATTAAATAAAATCGATAAAGATAGAAAAAAAATTACAATTTTTAAAAATGATGTAAATGACAAAACGAGTTTAAGCAATAACCGGGTTTGGTCCATAGCAGAAGATAAATATGGATATATATGGGTAGCAACATCCCACGGATTAAACAGGCTTAATCCAAAAACAGGGAAATTTGAACACTATTTTCATGCCCATGAAGATGATAATAGTATAAATAATAATGCCACTCGTGTTCTATTAACAAAAGATTCAACTTTGTGGATTGGCACAATTGAAGGTTTTAACAGGCTTAATCTAAAAACAATGAAAATTAAAAGGTACTTGTACAAAAAGCCAACAGGGTACCGTTATAATAATAATTCGATTAACTCAATATTATATAATACAGAAAATAAACTATGGTTCTGTACTGCAAATGGGGTAATTGTATTTGATCCCAAAACAGAACAGAGTTATCGGATTTTAAGAATAGAAAAAAATCCTGAAAGTCTTAGTGATAATGAGATTCGTTCCGCTTTTCAAGACAGATCTGGGATAATTTGGCTTGGTACTAAGAACAATGGTATTAGTAAATATAATCCAGCCAATAAGAAATTTAATGATTTTTCATTTGATGAAAATATGACATTCAGCTTGAAAGGTAAGGAAGTGCAATCAATGTCTGGAATTAAGTTTAATAACCAGAATATGCTTCTATTTTCCAACATACTTGGTTTTTTCAATTACAATATTTCAAAAAGAAAATTAAATCATTTTCCAACAAAACTCATTGATTCCAAGGACCATCGAACTCTTTACTTTAAAAATATTACTCCATCAATTAAAGAAAACAACGTAGCGTGGATAGGTGCTCAACAAAAGTTTTACAAATATAATGCTTCCAATAATAGTTTTACCGTTTTTAGAATTCCCAAACGTGGTAAAAACGGTATTCGCTTTTCTGCGGTCAGTTCTTTTTTTGAGGATGGAAAGAATATTTGGTTAGGGAATGACAATAGCGGTTTGTCAGAATTCAGTCTTGAGAAAAAAGAAATAATCCGTCAATTCATTCATTCGGCGAATGATACAAACTCAATAAGTCATAATGAAATTTATTTTTTGCTTGGTGATGACAGTTTAGGGATTTGGATTGGAACCGGAAATGGCCTTGATTATTTTGATAAAAAGACTTCCACTTTTCGTCATATCAAATTTAAGAAAAGCTTAAACCACGACCGTCGGTTTTTCTCTGTTTATGTTGATACGAAAGGAATTTTTTGGTTAGGGACAGAAGATGGGTTGATTGAGTTTTATCCCGAAAATGGAAAATACAAATTATATAATATCAAAGATGGATTACCGGATAATAAAATCAGTTCAATTTTGAAAGACAAAAATAACATGCTATGGCTTGGCACTGAAAACGGACTAAGCCGATTTGATACCAAGTCAAAGATATTTGTTAATTTCGACCATTCGGATGGATTGAAAAATACAGAATATACTCCGCGGGCAATTTTTGAGGATGATAGAGGTTACATGTATTTTGGTGGTAAGCAGGGGCTTGATTTTTTTAATCCAAAAAACATCCAAATTAGCAACTACAGACCCCCAATTGCCTTCACAGATTTCAGGGTATTAAATGAGAGTATTACACCAAATCAAAACACAATTTTAGAAAAAAATATAAATAATACACAACACATAAAAATCCCCTATAGTAACTATGTTTTCTCTTTTGAATTCGCTGCATTGGATTTTACAAAACCTAAAAATATAGAATATGCGTATAAATTGGAAGGAATTGATAAAGATTGGCTATATACAAATGCGGCTCGAAACTTTGCAACTTATACAAATATTAGCGGTGGTGAATACGTTTTTAAAGTTAAGGCAACCAATAGTGATGGTATTTGGAAAAGCAAAATTAAAACGGTTAAACTTACAATAATTCCACCATTTTGGGATACACTTTGGTTTAAAACACTTGCCTTTTTTATTCTGGTATTATCTTTATTTTCTTTATTTAGGCTGCGTGTCCGTTCAATTAAAAATCATAACAAAAGCCTGTCAGAGATTAATGATAATTTAAATATTCAAATTGAGCAAAGAATAAAGGCAGAAAAAGAAAAAGAACAGATGCAGGCACAACTACTACAAACTCAAAAAATGGAAGCGGTTGGAGTGCTTGCTGGGGGAATTGCACATGATTTTAACAATCTGTTGACTGCCATATTGGGTAACCTTGAATTGTCCCAAATGTACATCGGTGCAAAAAATGAAGCATATAAATTGTTAGGTTCTGCCCAGAAAGCTGTAATGCGCGCAAAAGATTTAACGCATCAATTATTAACTTTTTCAAAAGGCGGCGAACCTGTAAGGGAAACAGCTTCTCTGGAAGAGGTAGTGCGAGAATCTGCATCATTTGTTTTATCAGGAACAAATATAAAGTCATATTTTAATTCATCAGAAGATTTATGGAATGCTGATATTGATAAAGGACAAATTAGCCAGGTTGTTCAAAACCTTGTTTTAAATGCTAAGGAAGCTATTATTGATGGTGGTACCATTTCATTAAATATGAGCAATGTTCCAAAAGGTTCTGTTGAAAACCTGCCTAAAAACACAGATTATGTTTTACTCACAATAATCGATTCTGGTGAAGGGATTGGAGATGAAGTTCTTAAGAGTATTTTTAATCCATATTTTACAACAAAGAAAAAGGGAAATGGTTTAGGTTTGGCTGTTTCGTATTCAGTAATAGTTAAGCATAATGGCCACATTAACGTTGAATCTACATTGGGCAAAGGAACCACATTTCATATTTACCTACCAGCTGCAAATGCAAAAATAGAGGAAAAACAAACACCATTTGAATATCAAGACCATGGTCGTGGTAAAATATTAGTTATGGATGATGAAGAATCTATTAGAAATATTTTAAATGCAATGCTTACAAAACTTGGTTACGAAGTAGAGTGTGCTAAAAATGGCGATGAAGCAATTGCATTTTTTAAACAAGCATTGGATGAAGGTATTCCTTTTGATCTCGTTATTATGGACTTAACTATTCCCGGAGGTCTTGGTGGAAAAGAAACAATAAAATCCTTGTTAGAAATTGATCCAAAGATAAATGCGATTGTTTCAAGCGGCTACTCAAATGATCCGGTTATGGCAAATTATAAAGCATATGGCTTTAGCGGGGTTATTGTTAAGCCTTTTACTTTAAGTGACATAAAAAAAATTCTTCATTCTACCATCACCATAGAACAATGA
- a CDS encoding thioredoxin family protein, with the protein MLKDVSNDYFEKQLIYKVDQFMVFVWAPWCSNCKTMMPIITELGSEISDNFQIVKLNGDENQNFIKKYKVFGLPTTLIFSHGLLIKRKTGMQSKKFLVKQIMENKNFSYSKLKKKKLRDFLGGHLKK; encoded by the coding sequence ATGTTAAAAGATGTTTCAAACGACTATTTTGAAAAGCAATTAATATATAAGGTAGATCAATTTATGGTTTTTGTCTGGGCACCATGGTGCAGCAATTGTAAAACAATGATGCCCATAATTACAGAGCTTGGATCAGAAATATCTGATAATTTCCAGATTGTAAAATTGAACGGCGATGAAAACCAGAACTTTATTAAAAAATACAAAGTTTTTGGATTACCGACTACATTAATCTTTAGTCATGGTTTATTAATAAAAAGAAAAACAGGCATGCAAAGTAAAAAATTTTTAGTAAAACAGATAATGGAAAACAAAAATTTTTCATATAGCAAGCTAAAGAAAAAGAAATTAAGGGATTTTTTGGGTGGGCATTTAAAAAAATAA
- a CDS encoding Rieske (2Fe-2S) protein has product MGISRKKFIDYVLGGSLIGWLGSTLYPILSYLKPPKIAEANVNSVKAGLMTDFAVNSSAILKFGRMPVILIRKEDGEFRAFEATCTHLDCIVQYKADQKQIFCACHNGLYDLHGQNVSGPPPKPLIEFDVNIVRDEIVVSKPKQV; this is encoded by the coding sequence ATGGGAATAAGTCGAAAAAAGTTTATTGATTATGTTCTAGGTGGAAGTTTGATTGGCTGGTTAGGCAGTACTTTATATCCGATACTTTCGTACCTAAAACCACCTAAAATTGCAGAAGCAAACGTGAATTCGGTTAAAGCGGGTTTGATGACTGATTTTGCAGTCAATTCAAGTGCAATATTAAAATTTGGGCGTATGCCTGTAATTCTTATTCGTAAAGAAGATGGTGAGTTTAGGGCTTTTGAAGCAACATGTACTCACCTGGATTGTATAGTTCAATATAAAGCCGATCAAAAACAAATTTTCTGTGCATGTCATAATGGGTTATATGATCTTCATGGTCAAAATGTATCAGGACCTCCACCAAAACCGCTTATCGAATTTGATGTAAATATTGTACGTGATGAAATTGTTGTTTCTAAACCGAAACAAGTATAG